A region from the Sandaracinus amylolyticus genome encodes:
- a CDS encoding SPFH domain-containing protein, with protein MIRGAGLALVLVVLAGCNSTVPPGHVGVAANWGRVEPWTYPEGFHFISPFTDVSPLSIQNQTYQMGESGEATTPHDADVDALTRDQLSVSLGVSVQFHLNPGAAVPVYRLLGEQYATSVIHPIVRTAVRDAAAGFTAIELVDDRTTFQTRMEALVHGGIRSLLRSRGIREDAILIDNVLLLNIDLPDTLDEAIADVQRQRQATAQRQQALMTAEAEAARLRTEAEGQAAAQLIRARAEAEANRTIAQSLTPPVLRLREIEATRALLENPGSRVMVVPAGQPISLLTGVPTE; from the coding sequence ATGATCCGTGGTGCGGGGCTCGCGCTCGTTCTCGTGGTGCTCGCGGGGTGCAACTCGACGGTCCCGCCGGGGCACGTCGGCGTCGCTGCGAACTGGGGGCGCGTGGAGCCGTGGACCTATCCCGAAGGCTTCCACTTCATCAGCCCGTTCACCGACGTCTCGCCGCTGAGCATCCAGAACCAGACCTATCAGATGGGCGAGTCGGGCGAGGCGACGACGCCGCACGACGCCGACGTCGACGCGCTCACGCGCGATCAGCTGAGCGTCTCGCTCGGCGTGAGCGTGCAGTTCCATCTCAATCCGGGCGCGGCGGTGCCGGTGTATCGACTGCTCGGCGAGCAGTACGCGACGAGCGTGATCCATCCGATCGTGCGCACCGCGGTGCGCGACGCGGCCGCGGGCTTCACCGCGATCGAGCTCGTCGACGATCGCACGACGTTCCAGACGCGCATGGAGGCGCTCGTGCACGGCGGCATCCGCTCGCTGCTGCGCAGCCGCGGCATCCGCGAGGACGCGATCCTCATCGACAACGTGCTGCTGCTGAACATCGACCTGCCCGACACGCTCGACGAGGCGATCGCGGACGTGCAGCGCCAGAGGCAGGCCACCGCGCAGCGCCAGCAAGCGCTGATGACCGCGGAGGCCGAGGCCGCACGCCTGCGCACCGAGGCCGAAGGACAAGCCGCGGCGCAGCTGATCCGCGCGCGCGCCGAAGCCGAGGCGAACCGCACGATCGCGCAGTCGCTCACGCCTCCGGTGCTGCGCCTGCGCGAGATCGAGGCGACGCGCGCGCTGCTCGAGAACCCCGGCTCGCGCGTGATGGTCGTGCCCGCGGGACAGCCCATCTCGCTGCTCACCGGAGTGCCGACCGAATGA